The following proteins are co-located in the Micromonospora coriariae genome:
- a CDS encoding CBS domain-containing protein yields the protein MTGYRVSDVMTKQVVYLPAETTLDEAARVMKEADIGDVVVTDGASLAGMLTDRDIVVRAVAENTSPAATTIGSIVTREVVMIEQHCTAGEAAALMRDRGIRRVLVCDTDRKLVGIVSLGDLAMQLDPTSALSEISEQSPTV from the coding sequence ATGACCGGTTACCGGGTCAGCGACGTGATGACCAAGCAGGTGGTGTACCTGCCGGCGGAGACCACCCTGGACGAGGCGGCCAGGGTGATGAAGGAGGCGGACATCGGCGACGTGGTGGTCACCGACGGCGCCAGCCTCGCCGGCATGCTCACCGACCGGGACATCGTGGTCCGGGCGGTGGCCGAGAACACCTCGCCGGCCGCCACGACCATCGGCTCGATCGTCACCCGCGAGGTCGTCATGATCGAGCAGCACTGCACGGCGGGCGAGGCGGCGGCGCTGATGCGGGACCGGGGCATCCGGCGGGTGCTGGTCTGCGACACCGACCGCAAGCTGGTCGGCATCGTCTCGCTCGGCGACCTGGCCATGCAGCTCGACCCGACGAGCGCCCTCAGCGAGATCAGCGAGCAGTCCCCAACCGTGTAA
- a CDS encoding SDR family oxidoreductase: MRVLVTGASGRLGHAVLARLRDDGIRVRAASRRPRTGGEVEWVVTDLATGEGLTEAVAGVDAVLHLASAPQGRRTYQVDVLGTRRLVVAAGAAGVQHLVYVSIVGVDRVPIPYYRHKLAAEQVVAAGPVPWSVLRATQFPQFLDDMLAASARLGPVIGDRAVLAQPVDTGEVAARLAARLVAGPLGGIEEYGGPQVLRFDEAVRAWQKARGSRRPLLPVRIPGRLGRELRAGGLVTEVLPRGVRTWADHLADTYGGTERR, encoded by the coding sequence ATGAGGGTTCTGGTCACCGGAGCGAGCGGTCGCCTGGGCCACGCTGTGCTGGCCCGGCTGCGCGACGACGGAATTCGCGTCCGGGCCGCCAGCCGACGGCCGCGTACCGGCGGCGAGGTGGAATGGGTGGTGACCGACCTGGCCACCGGCGAAGGGCTGACCGAGGCGGTGGCCGGAGTGGACGCTGTGCTGCACCTGGCGTCCGCACCCCAGGGCCGGCGGACCTACCAGGTGGACGTGCTGGGCACGCGCCGGCTGGTGGTCGCCGCTGGCGCCGCCGGTGTCCAGCACCTGGTGTACGTCTCGATCGTCGGCGTGGACCGGGTGCCGATCCCGTACTACCGGCACAAGCTCGCCGCCGAGCAGGTGGTGGCTGCCGGCCCGGTGCCGTGGTCGGTGCTGCGGGCGACCCAGTTTCCGCAGTTCCTGGACGACATGCTGGCCGCCAGCGCGCGGCTGGGGCCGGTGATCGGCGACCGGGCGGTGCTCGCCCAGCCGGTCGACACGGGCGAGGTGGCGGCGCGGTTGGCGGCTCGCCTGGTCGCCGGCCCACTGGGCGGCATCGAGGAGTACGGCGGGCCGCAGGTGCTCCGCTTCGACGAGGCGGTACGCGCCTGGCAGAAGGCCCGTGGATCACGCCGTCCCCTGCTGCCGGTGCGGATCCCCGGCCGGCTCGGTCGCGAACTGCGCGCCGGCGGCCTGGTCACCGAGGTGCTGCCCCGAGGCGTGCGCACCTGGGCCGACCACCTCGCTGACACGTACGGGGGAACCGAGCGGAGATGA
- a CDS encoding DsbA family oxidoreductase, translating to MEIEIYADVVCPWCYIGKRRLEEALASYDGEVTVRYRPFQLDPSPVAEPRPLVEAMAAKFGGPEQARQMFAHVTGVAAGDGLRLDFDRAVAANTFDAHRLVSYAADHGRAAEMVEALYQAYFTEGVDVGSHEALATVAGGIGLDAADVRRFLDSDERVADIAAQLAAARELGVTSVPTFVLAGKYAVTGAQEAQTLLAALAEVEQRESGAHSH from the coding sequence ATGGAGATCGAGATCTACGCGGACGTCGTGTGCCCGTGGTGCTACATCGGCAAGCGCCGACTGGAAGAGGCGCTCGCCAGCTACGACGGCGAGGTGACCGTCCGCTACCGGCCGTTCCAACTCGATCCGTCGCCGGTGGCCGAGCCCCGGCCGCTGGTGGAGGCGATGGCCGCCAAGTTCGGCGGCCCGGAGCAAGCCCGGCAGATGTTCGCGCACGTGACAGGGGTCGCGGCCGGTGACGGGCTCCGGCTCGACTTCGACCGGGCGGTGGCCGCGAACACCTTCGACGCGCACCGGCTGGTCTCGTACGCCGCCGACCACGGCCGGGCCGCCGAGATGGTGGAGGCGCTTTATCAGGCGTACTTCACCGAGGGCGTCGACGTCGGCTCCCACGAGGCCCTGGCCACGGTGGCCGGCGGCATCGGCCTGGACGCCGCCGACGTGCGCAGGTTCCTCGACTCCGACGAGCGGGTCGCCGACATCGCCGCCCAGCTGGCCGCCGCCCGGGAGTTGGGCGTCACAAGCGTGCCGACCTTCGTGCTGGCCGGAAAGTACGCGGTCACCGGCGCCCAGGAGGCCCAGACGCTGCTCGCCGCGCTGGCGGAGGTCGAGCAGCGCGAGTCCGGAGCGCACTCGCACTGA
- a CDS encoding YbaK/EbsC family protein, with protein sequence MGTLKTEPARARLDLLAPPVAEAIAQWPADAPVDVDEVLVAPIDADLADTAAFCAAYEVGLDVSANCVVVAGKREGVVRYAACIILATTRADVNGVARRALDVRKASFAPMDDAVALTGMEYGGITPIGLPAQWPILVDARVIATPHVIIGSGVRHSKIALPGPALGVLPGAQVVEGLARPA encoded by the coding sequence ATGGGAACGCTGAAGACCGAACCCGCCCGTGCCCGCCTGGACCTGCTCGCCCCGCCGGTGGCGGAGGCGATCGCGCAGTGGCCCGCCGACGCCCCGGTGGACGTCGACGAGGTGCTGGTCGCCCCGATCGACGCCGATCTCGCCGACACGGCCGCGTTCTGCGCGGCGTACGAGGTGGGGCTGGACGTGTCGGCCAACTGTGTGGTGGTGGCCGGCAAGCGCGAGGGTGTGGTCCGCTACGCGGCCTGCATCATCCTGGCCACCACCCGTGCCGACGTGAACGGAGTGGCCCGCCGGGCACTGGACGTGCGTAAGGCGAGCTTCGCTCCGATGGACGACGCGGTCGCGCTCACCGGCATGGAGTACGGCGGCATCACCCCGATCGGGCTGCCGGCGCAGTGGCCGATCCTGGTGGACGCACGGGTGATCGCGACGCCGCACGTGATCATCGGGTCCGGCGTACGGCACAGCAAGATCGCGCTGCCCGGTCCGGCGCTCGGCGTACTGCCCGGCGCGCAGGTGGTGGAGGGCCTGGCCCGACCGGCCTGA
- a CDS encoding SufE family protein — translation MADMPARLAEIVDEFASAPRDLVLEMLLEYADVIPPLPVEAAEREGMEQVPECQTAFFLRARVTPDGVVETLFDCPPEAPTTRAFAGILAEGLAGASAEEVLAVPDDLYQRMGLAQAISPLRVRGGTAILGRLKRQVREQIG, via the coding sequence ATGGCTGACATGCCGGCCCGACTGGCCGAAATCGTCGACGAGTTCGCCTCCGCTCCGCGCGACCTGGTGCTGGAGATGCTGCTCGAGTACGCCGACGTCATCCCGCCGCTGCCGGTGGAGGCCGCCGAGCGCGAGGGCATGGAACAGGTACCGGAGTGCCAGACGGCGTTCTTCCTGCGCGCCCGGGTGACGCCGGACGGGGTGGTCGAGACGCTCTTCGACTGCCCGCCGGAGGCGCCGACCACCCGGGCGTTCGCCGGGATCCTCGCCGAGGGGCTGGCCGGCGCGAGCGCCGAGGAGGTGCTGGCCGTGCCGGACGACCTCTACCAGCGGATGGGCCTGGCGCAGGCGATCAGCCCGCTGCGCGTGCGCGGCGGCACCGCCATCCTGGGCCGACTCAAGCGCCAGGTGCGGGAACAGATCGGCTGA